In Mesorhizobium sp. J428, the genomic window GATGGGTGAGTGAATAAGACGCTTGAGGAGAAAGACGTGAGCCAGACAGTCGAAAGGCTCGCGCCACTTATGACCCAGTTCGAACTGGCCATGATTGTCGCGCGCAACGCGCAGGAACAGTGGGGCATTTCGTTGTGCCGCCGCGGCCGGAATGAAAGGCTATTCGACGACGGATCTGCTCGTGCTTCACATGGTCGGATACGGCCCGAAGCGGCTCGCCGACATCTGCTTCAGCCTCAATATCGAGGACACGCATATCGTCTCATATGCGCTCAAGAAGCTGCAGCGGGCCAAGCTGGTCGAAAGCTCTCGCATCGGCAAGGATACGTTCTTCGCCCCGTCCGAGGACGGCCAGAAATTCGTTGACGACTACAAGGCCATGCGCAAGCGGTTCCTGATCCGGGCACTCGCAAAGTTCTCCAGCGGGGAGCTCGATCTTGAGCAGCTCGCCGAGATGCTGCGCGTCCTGTCAGGCCTCTACGAGCAGGCGGCGCGCAGCGCGGAGAATTCGATGGCGGTGTGACGCGCCGCGGCCTGCCGCGCCGCGCCAACTTGTCCGTCAGCTAGGCATCGCACCCGTATAGATCGAGCTCGGCCTCAGGAGCCGTCCCGTCCGCTGCTGTTCGAGCGCGTGCGCCGTCCAGCCGGCGGTGCGGCCCACCGCGAAAATCGGCGTGAAGGCGCGCCGGGGGATCTTCAGCGCGTCGAGCAGGATCGCAGTGTAGAACTCGACATTGGTGTCGAGCCTGCGGTCGGGCTTTGCCGCCTCCAGCGCGCGCCGCGCATAGGCCTCCACCTCCGCGGCGAAGCCGAGGTCGGTGCCGCGCCCGCCCAGCCGCTCGACCGCGCGCTTCAGCACGTCGGCGCGCGGGTCGCGCACCTTGTAGATACGGTGGCCGAAGCCCATCAGACGCTCGCCGCGCGACAACGCCTCGTCGATCCAGCCGGCGATGCGGTCCTTGGTGGCGATCGCGTCCAGCATGTCGAGCACCGGCTCCGGCGCGCCGCCATGCAGCGGCCCGGTCAGCGCGCAGTAGCCCGCCGTCACCGCCATGAACAGGTTCGCCTGCGTCGATGCCACCACACGCGCGGCGAAGGTCGAGGCATTCATGCCGTGGTCGGCGACGGTGACTAGATAGGCGTCGAGCGCCTTCGCCTCCTCCGCGCCCGCCGTCTCGCCGCGCATCATCCTGAGCAGATCAGCGGCATGCCCGAGCGCCGGGTCCGGAGCCACGGGCGCCTTGCCTTCCGCCTGCCGCACCAGCGCCGCCGCAAGCACCGGCATGGCGCCGACGATCACCGTCTCCGGGGCAAGCCACTCGACCGGCGCGATTGCGGCCACGGCCACGCGGAAGGCGTCGATCATCGGCAGGCCCGCAGTCGCGGGAAGGATCGCCGGCAGGCGCCGGAACGCTGCCACCCGACCTTCTCCCAGCCGCTGCCTCGCTTCCGCCGGGTCGATCTCGCGCGCCGTCGCTGCACCCCACAGCCGCGCCGCCAGCTCTTCGAAATCCGTATGCTGTGCAAGCTCGCCGATCCGCATGCCGGCGACGATCAGCTCGCCCTTCTCGCCATCGACATGCGACAGCGCCGTTACCGCGGCGGCGACGCCGTCGAGACCGGCGGCCGGATTGGAATGGATCGTCATGGTCGTCTCTCCTGCTGCACTGCAAAAAGAGTAGGCCTCTTCCATCATTGATCAATCTTGATTAGCATGATCAATATGAAAACCGGTTCCTCTCCCGCCTTCCTCACCGCCCGCGAGGCCGCGGCCGAACTGTCGGTCTCGCTTGCCACCCTCTACGCCTATGTCAGCCGTGGCCTCGTCCGCTCGGAGCCGGTCGGCGATGGCCGCGCGCGGCGCTACAGGGCGGACGACATCCGCGCGCTGCGCCAGCGCCGCCGCACTTCGGGCGCGGTGCAGCCCTCCGCCGAGGCCGCGATCCCGGTGCTCGACACGACCGTGGCCACCATCACCGAGGCCGGTCCGATCTATCGCGGCGTGCCGGTGGTGGCGCTCGCCGAGGCCGCAACCGTCGAACAGGCCGCCACGCTCCTCTGGGACGCGCGCCGCGCCGATCCCTTCGAGCCCACCAACATGCCGGTCGTGGACGCTCCGATGCAGGCGATTTTCGAGGCCGCCCGCGAGGCCAAGCCGCTGCCACGCGCGATCGCGGTGCTGGCGCTTGCCAGCGACGCGGACCCGCGCGCCCACAACCGCTCCGCCGAGGGCCGTGCCGCGGCCGGCGCGCGGGTGACGCGGCTGGTCACGGCCGCGGTCCTCGGCGCTGCCCCCTCGCCCTTGCCGATCCACCGCCAGGTGGCGCAGGCCTGGGCGAACGACCACCCTGCAGCGGAAGACCTTTTGCGCCGCGCACTGGTGTTGCTCGCCGACCACGAGCTCAATGCCTCGACCTGGACCGCGCGCTGCGCGGCCTCCACCGGCCTCAACCTCTACGATGCTGCAATTGCCGGCCTCGCCGCGCTGAAAGGTCCGCGCCACGGCGGCGCCGGCCCGCTCGCCGCCCGCATGGTCGCCGAGCTCGGCGACGGCGACATCGCAGCGGCGATAACGGACCGTGTCGCACTCGGCGAGCCGATCCCCGGTTTCGGCCACACCGTCTACGTCGATGGCGATCCCCGCGCCGACGTGCTCCTGCGCGCGCTCGCCGCCGCGGGCGCCGACCCGCGCCTGGCGGTCGAATTGCCCCGCCTCGTTACCGAGGCAACGGGGCTCTACGCGAACATCGACTATGCGCTGGCGGTGCTGATGCGCACGCTGAACCTGCCCGTCGGCCACGAAACCGCGCTCTTCGCCATCGCCCGCACCTCCGGCTGGATGGCGCATGCGATCGAGCAGTTGCAGTCGGGCGCGCTGATCCGCCCCCGCGCGCGCTATGTCGGGCCGGAAGCGGGACGTGCGGCCGGCTAGGCGCCAACTCTCGACGGCAGTCCTGCGCCGAACGTCGCTAGCGCTTCAATAACCGGAAGCATCCGATGCCCCGCCGAAGTCAGTTCATACTCGGTCTTGGGTGGCACCGTCGGATATGTCGTCTTTTCGACGAGACCTTGTTCCTCGAGCATCTGCAGCCGCATGGCGAGCATGCGTGGACTGATACCGGCAAGCGACCTTTGCAGTTCCGAGTAGCGCTTTCTTCCCGACAGAAGGTCGCGAACGATGAGCGAAGTCCACTTGCCCGACAAGACGTCGCTGGCACGGGCCACCGGACATTCGGGATCGCAGACATCCATACGTGGCATTGCTATCACTATAAAAAATGTAACTACTTCACTTTGTATAGTATGACGGTTACCGTTTGGCAACCTGTCGAAAAGAGCCTCTCATCATGACACGGTTGACAGTGCTGCTCATCGTCGTTGCCATTTCTCAATTTGTGCTGGGCGCCTTCACGCTGCTGGCACCGGGACCCTTTTTCCACTGGATGGGACTGACCCCTCCACCGCCGGACAACGGCTATATCATCGGCATGCTCGCCGCGCGCTTCATCGCTTACGGCATTGGCATGACTGCACTTGCTCGCGCGGAACGGCCGGATCCGTTCTGGATCCGGAACATGGCACTCATTCAGGCCATCGATTTTGCGGTCGGCGCATTCTACGTCTCGTCGGGGACGATAGCGTTCGCCGTGGCAGCATTTCCGATGTTCAATGCATTGGTTTTCGGCGCCCTGCTCTGGTTCTGGACGCCTCGCGCTCCACAGCCTGCAGCAAACCGACCGGTCTGACCGGTGCGACGAAAAAGGGCGGTGCCTCTCGGCACCGCCCTTTTCAATTGTCCCAAACCGAGCCTCAACTGTCCAGGAAGCTCCTCAGCTTCCTCGATCGGCTCGGATGCTTCAGCTTCCTGAGCGCCTTTGCTTCGATCTGGCGGATGCGCTCGCGCGTCACCGAGAACTGCTGTCCGACCTCTTCCAGCGTATGGTCGGTGTTCATGCCGATGCCGAAGCGCATGCGCAGCACGCGCTCCTCGCGCGGGGTGAGCGAGGCGAGCACGCGCGTCGTCGTCTCGCGCAGGTTCGCCTGGATCGCCGCGTCGATCGGCAGGATCGCGTTCTTGTCCTCGATGAAATCGCCGAGGTGCAGAATCCTCTTCGTCGCCGACGGGCGTCTCGAGCGAGATCGGCTCCTTGGCGATCTTCAGCACCTTGCGCACCTTTTCGAGCGGCATGGCGAGCTTTTCGGCCAGCTCCTCCGGGGTCGGCTCGCGGCCGATCTCGTGCAGCATCTGGCGCGATGTCCGGACGATCTTGTTGATCGTCTCGATCATGTGCACCGGGATGCGGATGGTGCGGGCCTGGTCGGCGATTGAACGGGTGATCGCCTGCCGGATCCACCACGTCGCGTAGGTGGAGAACTTGTAGCCGCGGCGATACTCGAACTTGTCCACCGCCTTCATCAGGCCGATGTTGCCCTCCTGGATCAGGTCCAGGAACTGCAGGCCGCGGTTGGTGTATTTCTTGGCGATCGAAATCACCAGGCGCAGGTTCGCCTCGACCATTTCCTTCTTGGCAATCGCGGCTTCCCGCTCGCCCTTCTGGACCTGATTGACGATCTTGCGGAACTCGCCGATCGAGATCGCGGTCTCGGTCGCGAGATTCTGGATCTCGGCCCTGAGGTCGCGGATCGCGTCGCGCTCGTTCTTGGTGAATTCCTTCCAGCCGCGCGAGGTCAGGTTGGCGATCGACCTGATCCAGTTGGGATCGAGCTCGGAGCCGTGGTATTCGCGCAGGAACTCCTCGCGGCGCACGCCGTAGCTCTCGGCCAGCCGCAGAAGCTTGCCCTCGTTCTGCACCAGGCGCTTGTTGATGTCGTAGAGCTGCTCCACCAGCGCCTCGATGCGGGCCTGGTTGAGCGAGAGGCTCTTCACCGCCGTGATCAACTCGTCCTTGAGCTGCTTGTAGCGGCGCTCCTGGCCGGACGACAGGTTGCCCTGCGCGGCGAGCCGCTGCTCGACCTGCTGGTCCTGCAGCTTGCGCAGCTTCTTGTAGGTGTCGGCGATGACGTCGAGCGTCGCCATGACCTGCGGGCGGAGTTCCGCCTCCATCGCGGCCAGCGACAGGTTCTGCTCGTCCTCGTCTTCTTCCTCGTCCTCGACGCGGTTCTCGCCGCCGACATTTGTGATGTCGTCCTCGTCGTCGCCGCGGCCGCGGCGCGCCTGGCGCGGGTCGTCCTTCGGTTTGGCGTCTTCGTCGACGCGCTCGACCACGGGCGCCTGCTTGGCCTCAGGGCCGGCATAGGTCGCCTCGAGATCGATGATCTCGCGCAGCAGAATCTTGCCTTCGTTCAGCTCGTCGCGCCAGATGATGATCGCCTGGAAGGTCAGCGGGCTCTCGCACAGGCCCGCGATCATCGTCTCGCGGCCGGCCTCGATGCGCTTGGCGATCGCGATCTCGCCCTCGCGGGAGAGAAGCTCCACCGAGCCCATCTCGCGCAGATACATGCGCACCGGGTCGTCGGTGCGGTCGGTCGGCTCTTTCTTGGTGACGGCGGCAACGGCCGTGCCGGTCTGCTCGGCCAGCTCGTTCGCCTCTTCCTCGCCGTCGGAACCCGAATCCGCGTCGGCCTCGTCGTTCTCGCCGTCCTCGACGACGTTGATGCCCATGTCGCTCAGCATGGCATTGACGTCTTCGATCCGGTCGGGATCCGTCTCCTCGGAGGGGAGCACGGCATTGAGCTCGTCAAGGGTGACATAGCCGCGCTTCTTCGCGAGCTTGATCATCTTCTTGACGGCGTCGTCGGACAGGTCGAGCAGAGGCCCGTCGGGGGGCGCCTTCGCGTTCGGTCTCCGCCTCTTCCTTTTCCTTTGTCGCCATTCCTTGCATCTCCAAACGCAGGCCGCCTGCTTCCGTCCCTACTAGATAGGGCGCGTATTGCATCTTGCCGAGGATCGGGTACGGATACGGTCTGATTCCGCTCCCTTCGGAGCAGCTATCCAGGTTCCGCTTAATGTCCGATTAACCCTGTTACCGGGAACGGGAGATATTATCCCGTCAGCGGCCAGCGCTCCGTCCTGTTCCTCGGCCTTCCGGCCAGTCCATCGTCTCGCGGTTTCCCGCTGATCAGCCAGTGTTGAACCGTCGTGATTCCGACAATTATGCCCGAACGTCAAGCGGCTCAAACCTGATTCGGGGCGAAAAAGCGAATCAAATTCGCACCTTCGCCCGATTCGCTGGTTCGATACGCGACGTTCAGTTTCTGCCAGCCCGTCCCGACTGCACGCCGAAGCCTTCGATCAGCGCTTCGGTCGCCTGCATGTCGCGGAACTGGGACTGTATGTCGAGAAGTCGCATGAAATTCTCTTCCGTCGATTCCGACGCGAGCGCGATTTCTGCTGCCTTCAGTTCCTTATGTAGAGTGCGCTGGCTGCGGTGCAAGTGGAGCGCCTGCGCGAAGGCGTCGCGGGCGTCGTCCAGTGCCGCGTCCTCCAGCGCCGTCCAGTCGCGCACCCGCCGCACCAGCTCCGTCGCCTCCTGCCAGACCGGCTCCAGGCCAGCCTCGCGCACCACGCCGAGCAGGCTGTCGCGATCGCCGGCCACATCGTGCGCCAGCGCGTCAAGCAGCGCGGCGTGCAGTTGCACCAGCCGCGGGTTGCTCAGGTCCAGCATCTCGATCAGGTCGTAATTCTCCTCGATCAGCGCCGGATGGCTGATCAGCGCCACCATGATCGCCGCCTCGCGGATCGGCATCGCCCCGCCCTTCACCATGGCCGAACGCGTCAGGCTGTCGCTGAACGCCATCCGACCCTCGCCTGGTCCGCCGCGCCGCTGCTGTCCGCCCTTGCGGAAATCGCCGCGCTCGCCGCGTGCCGCCCGGGCCGAGCCGAAGAACACCTGCACCCGCTCGCGCATTTCTTGGCTGTAGTGGAAGCGCACGGTCTCGTCCCTGATGCGCGACGTCACCTCGCGCAGCGTCTTTTCCAGGTCCGCCCGCTTCTCGGGCGTGTCGAACACCCCGCCCGACGTCTCTCGCAACCAGATCACGTCGGCCAGCGGTCGCGCCTCGGCGAGCACGCGCGCGAAGGCGTCGGCCCCTTCGGTGCGAACGAGGTCATCGGGATCCTTGCCCTCGCTCAGCAGAGCAAAACGCACCGTCTTGCCGGCCTGCACCAGCGGCAGGGCGAGGTCCGCCGCGCGCCACGCCGCCTTCAGCCCCGCCTTGTCGCCGTCGAAACACAGCACCGGCTCGCCGGTCATCCGCCACAACAGCTCAAGCTGGTTTTCGGTCAGCGCCGCACCGAGCGGTGCCACCACATTCTCGAAACCCGCCTGCGACAAAGCGATGGCGTCCATGTAGCCTTCGACGGCGATGATCGTGCCCTCGCGCCCCTGCGCCTTGCGCGCCTTGGCAAAATTGTAGAGCACGTTGCCCTTGTGGAAGAGCTCGGTGTCCGGCGAGTTCATGTATTTCGCCAGCGCATCCGAGCTCAACGCCCGCCCGCCGAAGGCGATCACCCTTCCCTGCCGGTCCTCGATCGGGAACATGATCCGGTCGCGAAAATAGTCGTAGGAGACGGCGATGTCGTCGCCGTGCCGCACCAGCCCGCAGGCTTCGATCTGGTCCTTGGTGATGCCTTTCGAGGCGAGAAACTCCTTCAACGCATTGCGGCTCTCGGGTGCGTAGCCGAGCCGGAACGTCTGCTGCGTCACCGAGGTGAGCCCGCGGTCGCGCAGATAGGCCCTCGCCTTGGCGCCCTCCGGCCCTTGCAGCCGCTCCTGGAACCAGCGCGTCGCCATCTCCATCACGTCGGTCAGGCTGGCGCGCTGCTGCTCGCGGCGCTCCTGGACCTCATCCCGCGCGGGCATCGCCACGCCCGCCATCCCGGCGATGCGTTCGACCGCCTCAGGGAAGGACAGGCCCTCCAGCTCGGTCAGGAAGCGGAAATGATCGCCCGACACCCCGCAGCCGAAGCAGTGATAGCGGCCCTTACGGTCCTCGCAATGGAAGGATGGGCTCTTCTCGCCGTGGAACGGGCAACAGGCCCAGTAGTCGCCCTTCGACGCGTTCGTCTTCTTCCTGTCCCACGAGACCCGGCTCGCGATGACCGAGGATATCGGCACACGGTCGCGGATCTCATCGAGGAAGGCGGGCGGAAAGCGCATCGGACCCTGTAATGTTCAACAACAGGCAGATAGGTCAAGCGGCGGCCCCGCGCCACCGCCAAGCTCTCCAAGTGCCCGGGATTCACAGGCCCCGGCCGCCCGGCATCGGGAAACAGTCCAGAAAAACTGCACCCCTCTCGCGCAGAACTCGATTGCGGCGCGCAGCGATTCGTGGTGCTAGGGGCGCCATTTCCAGCCGGGTCGCCGTCATGCCGCTTCCGATTATCGCGCTCTTCATAACTGCCTTTGCCTTCGGCACCACCGAATTCGTCATCGCCGGCATCCTGCCGCAGCTGGCCGACGGCCTTGGCGTCTCCGTTCCAGCCGCCGGCTATCTCGTCTCCGGCTATGCGCTGGCGATCGCCATCGGCGGACCGGCGCTAACCCTCCTCACCACGGCTGTGCCGCGCAAAACGCTGCTGATCTGCCTGTCCCTGGTCTTCGTCGCCGGCCAGCTGGCCTGCGCGCTGGCGCCGGGCTTTGCCTCGATGCTGCTGTTCCGCGTCATCGTCGCCGGGGCGCACGGCGTCTATTTCGGCGTCGCCATGGTCGTGGCCATCGGCCTCGTCCCGCCGGAGCGGCGCGGCATGGCCGTCGCCGTCGTTCTCGCCGGCCTCACCGTCTCCAACATCGTCGGCGTGCCGATAGGTGCTGCCATCGGCAACGCCTTCGGCTGGCGCGCGACCTTCTGGGCGATGTTCGGCCTCGGCATCCTCACGCTCGCGGCGATCCTGGCGCTGCTGCCCAACCAGAAAGGCCCCCGCGCCGAGCCGCCCCACCTGTCGCAGGAAATCGGCGTGCTCGGTCGCCAGCAGGTCTGGACCACGCTCATCATCATGCTCATGCTGATGATGTGCCAGTATGTGCCCTTCACCTACATCTCGCCCTTCCTGCAGGAGGTGACGCGGCTCGACGCAGCCACCATTCCCTGGATCCTGCTCATCAACGGCCTCGGCGCGACGCTCGGCGTCTATCTCGGCGGCAGGCTCGCCGACTGGAAGCTGATGCCTTCCCTCATCGCGCTGCTGGTCATCCAGTCGGTGGTGGCCGCTCTTCTCTATCTGCTCAGTCCATGGCCGCTGGCGATGGTGATCCTCGTCCCGCTCTGGGGCTGCATCAACTTCTCGATCGGCACGCCGCTGCAGACCCGCATCCTCTCATGGACCGCGGATGCGCCCAACCTCGCCTCCTCGCTCATCCCGGCCGGCTTCAACCTCGGCATCGCGATCGCCGCCTTCGTCGGCGGGCTGATCATCACCAGCGGCCTCGGCTACCGCGCGCTGCCGCTGGTCGGCGTCGCCTCGATGCTGATCGCGGCCGCCGTCGCCGCGCGGTCCTGGTCGGTGGAAAAGCAGAGCGGCGCACTGCCTCCGCTGCGCGCTGCCGAGGCTTGACTGGCTGGGGCGACTGTCGGGCCGCCCCATCCTCGGACCTCTCCCCCAGTCCTCACCGTCCGGCGATCACGCCCGCGATAATGCCGCTGGCGATTGTGATCAGCAGGTAGTCGTTGTCGACCCGGATCCAGCGTTGGCCGTGGCCAGGCTTGCGCAGCCCGTGCCGCTTCCAGTCGCGCGACTCGTAGTGCTTCCAGTTGGTGAAACGCTGGCCGCGCTCGTAGCGGTGGTGCCTCTCCATCTTGCGGTGCACGGAATGGCCGTGGCTGGCGCCCGGACGACCCCTCTGGTCCTCGATGCGCGGCTCGTAGCTGCGGGTCGACGCGGCCTGCGCCTGGGCCATCGGTGCGGCGAGGATCGCGAGTGCCAGTGCGGAAAGAACGATGCGTTTCATCTCTGTCTCCTTGTGATCGACACGGCGACCCTAGGGTGGCGCGGATGAACGAGCGATGAACCATCAATTACAATTCTGTAATGATTTCATGAAGTTATTACATTTATGTAATGTCCGCCTCCTCTGCGACAACGCGCGCAGCATCCTGATCCCGACACCGGGCGTCGGCGACACACGCTGGAAACCGCGGCCCGCCATACTATTATCCGGCTAATCTGTTTAATGGACGAATCAGCTTCGCAAGCGAAGGAATTCACGGACATGGCTCCCCGGAAGATGGTCTAGCTCCGCGATGAGCGGCACCATCGTTCTCCTCAACCTCGCCGGTGCGGTCGCGCTGCTCTTGTGGGCGACGCGGATGGTCAAGACGGGTGTGGAGCGCGCCTATGGCGATGCGCTGCGCGGCCGGCTGCGTTCCACGCTCGGCAATCCCCTGCTTGCCGTGATCGCCGGCGCGGGCCTCGCCATTGCCTTTCAGAGCTCTACGGCGGTCACCCTACTGATCGCATCCTTCGCGGGTTCCGGCGTGGTCGGCGGCATGGCGGGCCAGCTGGCGGTGCGTGGCGCCGAGGTCGGCTCGGCCCTGCTCGTCAAGCTCCTGTCCTTCGATCTCAGACTGCTGGTCCCGCTCTGCCTCGTCGCCGGAACGAGCTTCTTCATGGCGACCGAGCGGCGCGAATGGCGCCAGCTCGGCCGCATCCTCGTCGGCATCGGCCTGATGATCCTGTCGCTGGAGATGATCGGCGCAGCCGCCGAGCCCCTGCGCGACTCGAAACTGCTGCCTGTCATCATCGGCTACTTCTCGGGCGATCCGGTCACCGCCTTCCTGATCGCGGCGCTGAT contains:
- a CDS encoding RcnB family protein; its protein translation is MKRIVLSALALAILAAPMAQAQAASTRSYEPRIEDQRGRPGASHGHSVHRKMERHHRYERGQRFTNWKHYESRDWKRHGLRKPGHGQRWIRVDNDYLLITIASGIIAGVIAGR
- the dnaG gene encoding DNA primase — encoded protein: MRFPPAFLDEIRDRVPISSVIASRVSWDRKKTNASKGDYWACCPFHGEKSPSFHCEDRKGRYHCFGCGVSGDHFRFLTELEGLSFPEAVERIAGMAGVAMPARDEVQERREQQRASLTDVMEMATRWFQERLQGPEGAKARAYLRDRGLTSVTQQTFRLGYAPESRNALKEFLASKGITKDQIEACGLVRHGDDIAVSYDYFRDRIMFPIEDRQGRVIAFGGRALSSDALAKYMNSPDTELFHKGNVLYNFAKARKAQGREGTIIAVEGYMDAIALSQAGFENVVAPLGAALTENQLELLWRMTGEPVLCFDGDKAGLKAAWRAADLALPLVQAGKTVRFALLSEGKDPDDLVRTEGADAFARVLAEARPLADVIWLRETSGGVFDTPEKRADLEKTLREVTSRIRDETVRFHYSQEMRERVQVFFGSARAARGERGDFRKGGQQRRGGPGEGRMAFSDSLTRSAMVKGGAMPIREAAIMVALISHPALIEENYDLIEMLDLSNPRLVQLHAALLDALAHDVAGDRDSLLGVVREAGLEPVWQEATELVRRVRDWTALEDAALDDARDAFAQALHLHRSQRTLHKELKAAEIALASESTEENFMRLLDIQSQFRDMQATEALIEGFGVQSGRAGRN
- a CDS encoding MFS transporter produces the protein MPLPIIALFITAFAFGTTEFVIAGILPQLADGLGVSVPAAGYLVSGYALAIAIGGPALTLLTTAVPRKTLLICLSLVFVAGQLACALAPGFASMLLFRVIVAGAHGVYFGVAMVVAIGLVPPERRGMAVAVVLAGLTVSNIVGVPIGAAIGNAFGWRATFWAMFGLGILTLAAILALLPNQKGPRAEPPHLSQEIGVLGRQQVWTTLIIMLMLMMCQYVPFTYISPFLQEVTRLDAATIPWILLINGLGATLGVYLGGRLADWKLMPSLIALLVIQSVVAALLYLLSPWPLAMVILVPLWGCINFSIGTPLQTRILSWTADAPNLASSLIPAGFNLGIAIAAFVGGLIITSGLGYRALPLVGVASMLIAAAVAARSWSVEKQSGALPPLRAAEA
- a CDS encoding helix-turn-helix domain-containing protein — encoded protein: MDVCDPECPVARASDVLSGKWTSLIVRDLLSGRKRYSELQRSLAGISPRMLAMRLQMLEEQGLVEKTTYPTVPPKTEYELTSAGHRMLPVIEALATFGAGLPSRVGA
- a CDS encoding citrate synthase/methylcitrate synthase; protein product: MTIHSNPAAGLDGVAAAVTALSHVDGEKGELIVAGMRIGELAQHTDFEELAARLWGAATAREIDPAEARQRLGEGRVAAFRRLPAILPATAGLPMIDAFRVAVAAIAPVEWLAPETVIVGAMPVLAAALVRQAEGKAPVAPDPALGHAADLLRMMRGETAGAEEAKALDAYLVTVADHGMNASTFAARVVASTQANLFMAVTAGYCALTGPLHGGAPEPVLDMLDAIATKDRIAGWIDEALSRGERLMGFGHRIYKVRDPRADVLKRAVERLGGRGTDLGFAAEVEAYARRALEAAKPDRRLDTNVEFYTAILLDALKIPRRAFTPIFAVGRTAGWTAHALEQQRTGRLLRPSSIYTGAMPS
- a CDS encoding citrate synthase family protein, with translation MKTGSSPAFLTAREAAAELSVSLATLYAYVSRGLVRSEPVGDGRARRYRADDIRALRQRRRTSGAVQPSAEAAIPVLDTTVATITEAGPIYRGVPVVALAEAATVEQAATLLWDARRADPFEPTNMPVVDAPMQAIFEAAREAKPLPRAIAVLALASDADPRAHNRSAEGRAAAGARVTRLVTAAVLGAAPSPLPIHRQVAQAWANDHPAAEDLLRRALVLLADHELNASTWTARCAASTGLNLYDAAIAGLAALKGPRHGGAGPLAARMVAELGDGDIAAAITDRVALGEPIPGFGHTVYVDGDPRADVLLRALAAAGADPRLAVELPRLVTEATGLYANIDYALAVLMRTLNLPVGHETALFAIARTSGWMAHAIEQLQSGALIRPRARYVGPEAGRAAG
- a CDS encoding winged helix DNA-binding protein, encoding MKGYSTTDLLVLHMVGYGPKRLADICFSLNIEDTHIVSYALKKLQRAKLVESSRIGKDTFFAPSEDGQKFVDDYKAMRKRFLIRALAKFSSGELDLEQLAEMLRVLSGLYEQAARSAENSMAV